One Methylosarcina fibrata AML-C10 DNA segment encodes these proteins:
- a CDS encoding HdeD family acid-resistance protein, protein MNPNQYIDVEMQQMQQEMLRYFRTRWKFFLAEGIFFVVLGLIAMVVPRIVSVAIVLFLGWLILFGGIVQISRALMFRAMPGFWAWLFMGLLQGIVGYLFLARPVAGILTLTMLIAVFFALEGIAKIYLALMLRPLPNWGWVLFSGITALVFAVIVSVFWAEASLWLLGLLFGINMIFLGASLVKISLNYKESGQ, encoded by the coding sequence ATGAATCCCAATCAATACATCGACGTCGAAATGCAACAGATGCAACAGGAAATGCTCCGATATTTCCGGACGCGGTGGAAATTTTTTTTGGCGGAGGGCATTTTTTTTGTGGTGCTCGGCTTGATTGCCATGGTGGTTCCCCGGATCGTTTCGGTCGCGATTGTTCTGTTTTTAGGTTGGCTCATTTTGTTCGGAGGTATTGTCCAGATAAGCCGGGCTCTGATGTTTCGAGCGATGCCCGGTTTTTGGGCCTGGCTCTTCATGGGCCTCCTGCAGGGGATCGTGGGTTATTTGTTTCTTGCCAGGCCGGTCGCCGGAATACTGACCTTGACGATGCTGATCGCGGTGTTTTTTGCGCTGGAAGGCATCGCCAAAATTTATCTGGCTTTGATGCTGCGCCCCTTGCCGAATTGGGGATGGGTTCTTTTCAGCGGCATCACCGCGCTGGTTTTTGCCGTCATCGTGTCGGTCTTCTGGGCGGAAGCCTCGCTATGGCTGTTGGGGTTGTTGTTCGGAATCAATATGATTTTTCTGGGCGCATCGCTGGTTAAAATCAGTCTGAATTACAAAGAAAGCGGCCAATAA
- a CDS encoding alkene reductase yields MTKTAPADTDLFDPVTIGAWRLANRIVMAPLTRCRVNNDGVPGPLQATYYAQRAGAGLIISEATNISWQGRGYAFTPGIFTGAQVAGWQRVTEAVHEKQGKILCQLWHVGRYSHPSLQPGGVLPVAPSAIAPEGDTFTEQGFRKVPTPRALETEEIPDLVEQYRHAAECARRAGFDGVEIHAANCYLLDQFIRDSTNRRTDRYGGSIENRTRLVLDVVEAVTSVWSDGSRVGIRLAPVTPNTGNTPLDSNVMATYGYLIEKLNPFHPAYLHFIEGATGQSRQVPSGVSLEKLRALFQGPYMANNGYTLEMAKAARRSGTAELICFGRPFLANPDLVERFKKGAALAEAPRETWYGGDERGYTDWPAMTSEA; encoded by the coding sequence ATGACCAAAACCGCCCCTGCCGATACCGATTTGTTCGATCCCGTGACCATAGGCGCCTGGCGATTGGCCAATCGCATCGTCATGGCGCCTCTGACCCGTTGCCGGGTTAACAACGACGGCGTGCCGGGGCCGCTTCAGGCGACCTATTACGCCCAGCGCGCCGGCGCGGGGCTGATCATCAGCGAAGCCACCAATATTTCCTGGCAGGGCCGCGGCTATGCCTTTACTCCGGGCATTTTCACCGGCGCGCAGGTGGCCGGCTGGCAGCGGGTCACCGAGGCTGTGCATGAAAAACAGGGCAAGATCCTCTGCCAGCTCTGGCACGTCGGCCGTTATTCGCATCCTTCGCTGCAACCGGGCGGCGTTTTGCCGGTCGCGCCGTCGGCCATTGCGCCGGAAGGCGATACCTTTACCGAGCAGGGTTTCCGCAAAGTGCCGACGCCGCGCGCGTTGGAGACCGAAGAGATTCCGGACCTCGTCGAGCAATACCGCCATGCCGCCGAATGCGCCAGGCGAGCCGGTTTCGACGGTGTAGAAATCCATGCCGCCAATTGCTACCTGCTCGATCAGTTCATCCGGGACTCCACCAATCGCCGCACCGATCGGTACGGCGGCAGCATCGAGAACCGGACGCGCCTGGTGCTGGACGTCGTCGAAGCGGTGACCTCGGTCTGGAGCGACGGCAGCCGGGTGGGCATTCGCCTGGCGCCGGTCACTCCCAATACCGGCAACACGCCGCTGGACAGCAACGTGATGGCGACTTACGGCTATCTGATCGAAAAGCTCAACCCGTTCCATCCGGCTTACCTGCATTTCATCGAAGGCGCCACCGGCCAATCGCGGCAGGTGCCTTCGGGCGTCAGCCTGGAGAAGCTGCGCGCCTTGTTCCAGGGGCCATACATGGCCAACAACGGCTATACGCTCGAGATGGCCAAGGCGGCGCGGCGGAGCGGAACCGCCGAACTGATTTGTTTCGGCCGGCCGTTCCTGGCCAATCCGGACCTGGTCGAAAGATTCAAGAAAGGAGCCGCCCTGGCCGAAGCGCCGAGGGAAACGTGGTACGGAGGAGACGAGCGCGGCTATACCGATTGGCCGGCGATGACTTCGGAAGCCTGA
- a CDS encoding chemotaxis protein CheB, whose product MPKKGRNIVVIGASAGGLETLDRLIGQLPGEFPAAIFIVQHLDPAHMPSMLLHKLSAYKAFRCKIAEDGEAFGPGQIYIAPSDAHLLIKESTLLVRRGAKENRYRPAIDPLFRSAAVAHGPRVIGVVLTGMLDDGTSGLMAIHRCGGVAVVQDPSDALYPDMPQSAINNDHVDYCVPLREMGRLLDKLSRELPDPSVPIPEDVRIEAEIAERVLSEIAEMSGLGALVPYACPGCGGPLWEMKDEKGQRFRCHTGHTFTALALLDDQSKKIEETLWTAIRMFEERKNLQKNMANKEKRPRSKQIYEKSLQETQAHIDRLRSLLLAANGQAGDESNTSPIEPASRSLPADD is encoded by the coding sequence ATGCCGAAAAAAGGTCGGAACATTGTCGTTATCGGAGCTTCGGCCGGAGGTTTGGAGACCCTTGACCGATTGATCGGCCAACTGCCGGGCGAGTTTCCCGCGGCCATTTTTATCGTTCAGCACCTGGACCCCGCGCACATGCCCTCCATGCTGCTGCACAAATTAAGCGCATACAAAGCTTTCCGCTGCAAGATAGCGGAAGACGGCGAGGCATTCGGGCCCGGACAAATCTATATAGCCCCGTCGGATGCTCATCTGTTAATCAAGGAAAGCACGCTGCTTGTCCGGCGAGGCGCCAAGGAAAACCGCTACCGGCCGGCGATCGATCCTCTGTTCCGCTCGGCGGCGGTGGCGCATGGGCCGCGCGTGATCGGCGTTGTATTGACCGGAATGCTGGACGACGGCACTTCCGGACTGATGGCGATTCACCGGTGCGGCGGCGTCGCCGTCGTCCAGGACCCGAGCGATGCGCTGTACCCCGACATGCCCCAAAGCGCCATCAATAACGACCACGTCGATTATTGCGTGCCGTTAAGGGAAATGGGGCGGCTCCTGGACAAACTCAGCCGCGAGCTTCCGGACCCATCGGTTCCGATACCTGAAGACGTTCGGATCGAGGCGGAAATTGCCGAGCGTGTCCTTTCGGAAATTGCGGAAATGAGTGGGCTGGGCGCCTTGGTTCCTTACGCTTGTCCCGGTTGTGGAGGCCCGCTTTGGGAGATGAAGGATGAGAAAGGGCAACGGTTTCGCTGCCACACGGGCCACACCTTCACCGCCTTGGCGTTATTGGACGATCAGTCGAAAAAAATCGAGGAGACGCTGTGGACCGCCATAAGGATGTTCGAGGAGCGCAAGAATCTTCAGAAAAACATGGCGAATAAAGAAAAGCGTCCCAGATCGAAACAAATATACGAAAAAAGTTTGCAGGAAACCCAGGCCCATATCGACCGTCTTCGATCCCTGCTGCTGGCGGCGAACGGACAAGCCGGCGATGAATCGAATACGTCCCCGATTGAGCCGGCATCGCGCAGCCTGCCTGCCGACGACTAA
- a CDS encoding zinc-dependent alcohol dehydrogenase — MKAVRIHGPQKISCDTVPDPALRQDRDMILKVTSTAICGSDLHIYSGGLPQLRPMVMGHEFMGIVEEVGPAVTKFKREDRVVVPFPIACGTCFFCTHHLPGHCENSNPDHYGPEGGVMTEKGGGLFGYTDLYGGYDGGQAEYVRVPYADFGPRRVPDDLTDEQVLFLTDIFPTGYTGIDWGELRGGETVAIFGSGPVGLMAAKCAWLRGAGKVIVVDVLLYRLDKAQAAAGCETILWKDGAKDVVEQIRAMTEGRGADVCVDAVGFEPGRSMLEKAKAVVNLEVGSTKVLEACMSAVRRGGIVSVLGVYPTYYDNFPVGQFFEKAIVLKGGQAPVHKYIDLLLQYIEQGKVKLDDIITHRLALSEAPYAYKIFQEKEEDCVKVVLKP, encoded by the coding sequence ATGAAAGCCGTCCGAATACACGGCCCCCAAAAGATCTCTTGCGATACGGTCCCCGACCCGGCGCTCCGTCAGGACAGGGACATGATTTTAAAAGTCACCTCAACGGCGATCTGCGGCTCCGACCTGCACATTTATTCCGGCGGCCTGCCGCAACTGCGCCCGATGGTGATGGGCCATGAATTCATGGGCATCGTCGAGGAAGTCGGTCCGGCGGTAACAAAATTCAAGCGGGAAGACCGGGTCGTGGTCCCGTTTCCCATTGCCTGCGGCACTTGTTTCTTTTGCACTCATCATTTGCCCGGCCATTGCGAAAATTCCAATCCCGACCACTACGGTCCCGAGGGTGGGGTGATGACGGAAAAAGGCGGCGGCCTGTTCGGCTATACCGACCTGTACGGAGGCTACGACGGCGGCCAGGCGGAATACGTGCGGGTGCCCTACGCCGATTTCGGTCCGAGACGGGTGCCGGACGATCTGACCGACGAACAGGTGTTGTTTCTGACCGACATTTTTCCGACCGGATACACCGGCATCGACTGGGGCGAGCTCAGGGGCGGCGAAACGGTAGCGATTTTCGGCTCGGGTCCGGTCGGACTGATGGCGGCCAAATGTGCCTGGCTGCGAGGCGCCGGCAAGGTCATCGTCGTCGACGTTCTGCTCTATCGTTTGGACAAGGCCCAAGCGGCGGCGGGCTGTGAAACGATCCTCTGGAAGGACGGCGCCAAGGACGTCGTTGAACAAATCCGGGCGATGACGGAAGGGCGCGGCGCAGACGTCTGCGTGGATGCGGTCGGCTTTGAGCCCGGCCGCTCGATGCTGGAAAAAGCCAAAGCCGTCGTCAATCTCGAAGTGGGCTCGACGAAAGTGCTGGAGGCCTGCATGAGCGCGGTTCGCCGAGGCGGCATCGTGTCCGTGCTCGGAGTTTATCCGACTTATTACGATAATTTCCCGGTGGGCCAGTTTTTCGAAAAAGCCATCGTGCTGAAAGGCGGGCAGGCTCCGGTCCATAAATACATCGACCTGCTCCTGCAATACATCGAGCAGGGTAAAGTCAAACTGGACGACATCATCACCCATCGCCTGGCGCTGTCGGAAGCGCCTTATGCCTACAAGATATTTCAGGAGAAAGAAGAAGATTGCGTTAAGGTCGTGTTGAAGCCTTAA
- a CDS encoding cupin domain-containing protein, with amino-acid sequence MTKITIEHNPSEERLQKLGVANWSIWEKEVSKFPIDFDETETAYILEGEILVTPEGGEPVRILPGDLVVFHEGLNSQWEVVKPLRKHYSYD; translated from the coding sequence ATGACAAAAATCACGATTGAGCACAACCCCAGCGAAGAGCGTTTACAGAAACTGGGCGTGGCGAACTGGTCCATCTGGGAGAAAGAAGTCTCCAAATTCCCGATCGATTTCGACGAAACCGAAACCGCTTATATTCTGGAAGGCGAGATTCTGGTCACGCCCGAAGGCGGCGAACCGGTGCGCATCCTGCCCGGTGATCTGGTGGTATTCCATGAAGGCTTGAACAGCCAGTGGGAAGTGGTCAAGCCGCTGCGCAAGCATTACAGCTACGATTAA
- a CDS encoding MFS transporter yields the protein MTRKQRRPAIPGTVWVLGFVSLFMDVSSELIHSLLPVFLVGSLGAGGLTVGLVEGFAEAAAQMIKIVSGSLSDFLRYRKRLILLGYGLSALTKPLFPLASSIETVFTARFLDRIGKGLRGAPRDALMADVAPPEIRGACFGLRQSMDTAGAFLGPLLAVLLLYLHHDNIKAVLWFAVVPAAAAVLLILAGVQETEAPGGRHAFRSPVKMVYLNSFSHAYWHIVAIGGVFTLSRFSEAFLVLRAQQAGLTLTWLPMVMVVMNVVYALSAYPAGALSDRWSRHALLSAGLLLLACADLLLAVAASPCLVLIGVAFWGLHMGFTQGILAALVADAAPSDLKGSAFGVFNFVTGLGMLAASLLAGWLWDHAGAAMTFYAGAGFSGLAVILLRFGRD from the coding sequence ATGACTCGCAAACAACGGCGGCCGGCGATTCCCGGCACGGTATGGGTATTGGGCTTCGTCAGCCTGTTCATGGACGTCTCGTCCGAGCTGATCCACAGCCTGCTGCCCGTCTTTCTGGTCGGCTCTCTCGGCGCTGGCGGCTTGACCGTCGGCCTTGTCGAAGGTTTTGCCGAAGCGGCGGCGCAAATGATCAAAATCGTTTCCGGTTCCCTGAGCGACTTTCTCCGATATCGCAAGCGGCTGATCTTGCTGGGCTATGGCCTGTCGGCCCTGACCAAGCCCTTGTTCCCTCTGGCAAGTTCGATCGAAACCGTATTTACGGCCCGGTTTCTGGACCGGATCGGCAAAGGCCTTCGAGGCGCACCCCGCGACGCGCTCATGGCCGATGTCGCACCTCCGGAAATCCGAGGCGCCTGTTTCGGCCTCCGGCAGTCGATGGATACGGCAGGCGCTTTTTTGGGGCCCTTGCTGGCCGTTTTATTGCTTTATCTCCATCACGATAACATCAAGGCCGTACTATGGTTCGCCGTTGTCCCTGCTGCGGCCGCCGTCCTGTTGATCCTTGCCGGAGTCCAGGAGACCGAAGCGCCGGGAGGGCGGCATGCCTTTCGGTCGCCGGTCAAAATGGTTTATCTGAACAGTTTTTCCCACGCCTACTGGCACATCGTCGCCATCGGCGGAGTTTTTACGCTGAGTCGGTTCAGCGAAGCGTTTTTGGTGTTGCGCGCGCAACAGGCGGGCCTGACCCTCACTTGGCTGCCCATGGTGATGGTGGTGATGAATGTCGTTTATGCGCTGTCGGCGTATCCCGCGGGCGCTCTGTCCGACCGGTGGAGCAGGCATGCCCTGCTGTCGGCAGGGCTCCTTCTGCTCGCTTGCGCCGACCTGCTGCTGGCGGTGGCGGCTTCTCCCTGCCTGGTGCTGATCGGCGTGGCCTTCTGGGGCCTGCACATGGGGTTTACCCAAGGGATTCTGGCGGCTCTCGTAGCTGATGCCGCTCCGTCGGATTTGAAAGGGTCTGCGTTCGGCGTTTTCAATTTCGTGACCGGCTTAGGCATGCTCGCGGCCAGCCTTCTGGCCGGATGGCTTTGGGACCATGCCGGTGCCGCAATGACTTTCTATGCCGGCGCCGGATTTTCCGGCCTGGCAGTGATACTGCTTCGCTTCGGCAGGGATTGA
- a CDS encoding DUF488 domain-containing protein — protein MTLLLKRVYDPPEEHDGVRILVDRLWPRGLSKEEAGIDYWAKNAAPSNELRRWYRHEEEKWPEFRSRYLDELSNNRPAVEDLIGRLGRGNATLLYGSRETERNNAAVLKDYLETML, from the coding sequence ATGACACTTTTACTGAAACGGGTCTATGACCCTCCTGAAGAACATGACGGCGTGCGCATTCTGGTGGACCGGCTTTGGCCGCGCGGGCTTTCGAAAGAGGAAGCCGGCATTGATTACTGGGCCAAAAACGCTGCGCCGTCCAACGAGCTTCGCCGCTGGTACCGGCACGAGGAAGAAAAATGGCCCGAATTCCGAAGCCGTTATCTGGACGAACTGAGCAACAACCGGCCGGCGGTTGAAGATTTGATCGGCCGACTCGGCCGAGGCAACGCTACGCTGCTTTACGGTTCCAGGGAAACGGAGCGCAATAACGCGGCCGTTCTGAAGGATTATCTGGAAACGATGCTGTAA
- the norR gene encoding nitric oxide reductase transcriptional regulator NorR, with protein MKISEAFDLIDVEEAFHQSVLSLTANLSVQDRYAKFLDIFARVTGNHACALLRYQDEVLVPVATFGLSPQAMTRTYPPERYPYLVESIRSRLPVRFQDGNLRPDPFDSMFLTGQAGKSFTQSCVGCGLYNENTLFGVLLVLAPEPDAFDHIDDRIFQVFAAIATVSLRYETYISTLEKQTRHSELVASELVNDVLRRSSQKLGDSAVMQELSREIDIVARSELTVLLLGETGVGKEVVARIIHSRSPRADQPLVYVNCAALPETLAESELFGHVRGAFSGATGHRIGKFELADGGTLFLDEVGELPLSIQAKMLRAVQFGEIQRLGSDKSLRADVRIIAATNRRLLEEIKEGRFRADLYHRLSVYPLTVPPLRERVEDIAFLARYFLDQARVRLGLEAVGMQPATVEELKAYAWPGNVRELEHVILRAVLRASSQQGRTVVLEPADLGIAAETRLPPASLHFPADRSEAVPLAQAVENFQRAQILATLAQCRQNWAEAARCLGIDRGNLHRLAKRLGIK; from the coding sequence ATGAAAATATCCGAAGCATTCGATTTAATTGATGTAGAGGAAGCTTTTCACCAGTCGGTGCTTAGCCTGACGGCGAATCTTTCCGTACAGGACCGCTACGCCAAGTTTCTCGATATTTTTGCCCGAGTCACCGGGAATCATGCCTGCGCTCTGCTCCGGTATCAGGACGAAGTATTGGTGCCGGTGGCGACTTTCGGGCTTTCGCCCCAGGCCATGACTCGAACCTATCCACCGGAACGGTATCCCTATCTGGTGGAATCGATCCGCTCCCGGCTGCCTGTCCGGTTTCAGGACGGGAACCTCAGGCCCGATCCTTTCGACTCGATGTTTTTGACCGGTCAGGCGGGCAAATCGTTTACTCAATCTTGCGTGGGTTGCGGCCTTTACAACGAAAACACCCTGTTCGGCGTGCTGCTGGTCCTGGCGCCGGAACCGGATGCGTTCGATCACATCGACGACCGCATTTTTCAGGTGTTTGCCGCGATCGCCACCGTGTCTCTGCGTTATGAGACCTATATCAGCACGCTGGAAAAACAGACTCGGCACAGCGAGCTGGTGGCCAGCGAGCTGGTCAACGACGTGTTGCGGCGCAGCAGCCAGAAACTCGGCGACAGCGCGGTCATGCAGGAGCTAAGCCGGGAGATCGACATCGTCGCCCGGTCCGAGCTGACGGTATTGCTGCTTGGGGAAACCGGCGTCGGCAAGGAAGTGGTCGCGCGCATCATCCATTCGCGCTCGCCGCGGGCCGACCAGCCATTGGTCTACGTCAACTGCGCCGCGCTTCCCGAAACCCTGGCGGAAAGCGAGCTGTTCGGCCACGTTCGAGGCGCGTTCAGCGGCGCGACCGGTCACCGTATCGGAAAATTCGAACTGGCCGACGGCGGGACCTTGTTTCTCGACGAGGTGGGCGAATTGCCCCTGTCGATTCAGGCGAAGATGCTCAGAGCCGTTCAATTCGGCGAGATTCAGAGGCTGGGTTCGGACAAGAGCCTAAGAGCCGACGTCCGGATCATTGCCGCCACCAACCGGCGGCTGCTGGAAGAAATCAAGGAAGGACGGTTCCGGGCCGATCTTTATCACCGGCTGAGCGTTTATCCTCTGACCGTGCCGCCGTTGAGAGAGCGGGTCGAGGATATTGCGTTTCTGGCCCGCTATTTCCTGGACCAGGCCAGGGTCCGTCTAGGACTCGAAGCGGTCGGGATGCAGCCGGCCACCGTCGAGGAATTAAAAGCGTATGCCTGGCCGGGCAATGTCCGGGAACTCGAACACGTCATCCTGCGTGCGGTGCTTCGCGCATCCTCCCAGCAAGGCCGAACGGTCGTGCTGGAGCCCGCCGACCTGGGTATTGCGGCGGAAACCCGCTTGCCGCCCGCTTCTCTTCATTTTCCGGCGGATCGAAGCGAAGCGGTGCCGCTGGCCCAGGCGGTCGAGAATTTCCAGCGGGCGCAGATTCTCGCCACCCTCGCCCAATGCCGGCAAAATTGGGCGGAAGCGGCAAGATGCCTGGGCATCGATCGGGGCAACCTGCACCGCCTGGCCAAGCGCCTGGGCATCAAGTAG
- a CDS encoding MFS transporter — protein MAIVYAEPIRGWRFILFNAVLAMGHMIVLFNIGSYIVMMPHVVGELEGVTPSFGTWAQTDFMIALALAFPLSRRLSGKYGAYRVFVAAFFIYAFASILCAISDSLWLFVPARILLGLAGGVTLPVGQSLLLKEYPEHLKLLGLGIWGLVTLMPFTVSFVIGGTIADELGWRYLFYLNAPVAVFIAATTGALLAGRGFERSHVRFDTAGFILLALILGGVQTILNLGNDFDWFDSPLLRFVLLVVLVALPCFIVWELGERHPVFEIRLFARRNFAIGTFCLVTGFLLIQGLMSMFTVQLQLLLGYSSTLGGLAFLAMVLLALPVAVIMHKFSSNFDARLLACFNLLGFSLTLLWIGRFDEPASFDQIFWPLLLLGLFLGSFFPPLTKLTLYGLSGTQELRAAEGTGLLRIAGGAFGITLQGVGVFRRTPSHQLQLADTFGGRRFPALNLLEEFSAQLRAAGFTDEMIHAKLGAVIKQHAAILAMNDDFLLSGYIFAGLAALVWLAHPPYPRVHPTLKKSVDDLRAEEMMEGP, from the coding sequence ATGGCGATCGTTTACGCCGAACCCATTCGCGGCTGGCGTTTTATCCTGTTCAACGCCGTGCTGGCGATGGGCCACATGATCGTTCTGTTCAACATCGGCTCCTATATCGTCATGATGCCCCATGTGGTCGGCGAGCTGGAAGGGGTTACGCCCAGCTTCGGCACCTGGGCGCAAACCGATTTCATGATCGCGCTGGCGCTGGCTTTTCCGCTGAGCCGCCGTTTGTCGGGAAAGTACGGCGCCTATCGAGTCTTCGTCGCGGCGTTTTTTATTTATGCCTTTGCTTCGATATTGTGCGCGATCAGCGACAGTCTGTGGCTGTTTGTGCCGGCCCGCATTCTGCTCGGCTTGGCCGGAGGAGTCACGCTGCCGGTCGGCCAGTCGCTGTTGCTGAAAGAATACCCGGAGCATTTGAAGCTGCTCGGGTTGGGCATTTGGGGACTGGTCACGCTGATGCCTTTTACCGTCAGTTTTGTGATCGGAGGCACGATTGCGGACGAACTGGGCTGGCGTTATCTGTTTTATCTCAATGCGCCGGTAGCCGTGTTCATCGCCGCGACGACCGGAGCCCTGCTGGCCGGGCGGGGCTTCGAGCGCAGCCATGTCCGTTTCGACACGGCCGGTTTCATCCTTTTGGCCCTGATCCTCGGCGGCGTCCAGACGATACTGAATCTGGGCAACGACTTCGACTGGTTCGATTCGCCTTTGTTGCGCTTCGTACTGCTCGTGGTCCTCGTGGCCTTGCCTTGCTTTATCGTCTGGGAGCTGGGAGAGCGCCATCCGGTATTCGAAATACGGCTTTTTGCGCGCCGGAATTTTGCCATCGGCACTTTTTGTCTGGTGACCGGATTCTTGCTGATCCAGGGGTTGATGTCGATGTTTACCGTGCAGCTTCAGTTGCTGCTCGGTTATTCTTCCACCCTGGGCGGCCTGGCGTTTCTGGCGATGGTATTGCTGGCGCTGCCGGTAGCGGTGATCATGCACAAATTCTCGTCGAATTTCGACGCTCGTCTCTTGGCTTGTTTCAATCTTCTGGGTTTCTCGCTGACTCTGCTCTGGATCGGCCGGTTTGACGAACCGGCGTCGTTTGACCAAATTTTCTGGCCGCTGTTGCTGCTCGGCTTGTTTCTCGGTTCGTTTTTTCCGCCGCTGACCAAACTGACTCTGTACGGATTGTCCGGCACTCAGGAACTGAGAGCCGCCGAAGGAACGGGATTGCTGCGCATCGCCGGCGGCGCCTTCGGCATTACGCTGCAGGGAGTCGGCGTCTTCCGCCGAACCCCTTCCCATCAACTGCAACTGGCGGATACGTTCGGAGGGCGGCGCTTTCCCGCCCTCAACCTGCTGGAGGAATTTTCGGCGCAACTGCGTGCCGCCGGTTTCACCGACGAGATGATTCACGCCAAACTGGGCGCCGTCATCAAGCAACACGCCGCGATTCTGGCCATGAACGACGATTTTTTGCTGTCCGGCTACATCTTTGCCGGGTTGGCGGCGCTCGTCTGGCTGGCCCATCCGCCTTACCCGCGCGTGCACCCTACTCTGAAAAAATCGGTCGACGATCTGCGGGCGGAAGAAATGATGGAGGGGCCGTAA
- a CDS encoding efflux transporter outer membrane subunit, producing MRLFKPVIGCLFLISGCAWIPEGDKPAEFMTAPSMDHALSEFHEKQATASLERWPNERWWQEFGSSELNSLMANGLKDNPGLKAASDRVREAEALARVEGSRLLPFIDADADVAYERVSAHGLFAALNRKEAAGAHIVASKINLLNFRYEFDFWGKNRAALEASLGEAAADKAEMADTLLRLTTAIARSYFRGVALRHQLDLATEMVKLRQDLLDISETRLRLGLDSVDPVKESSINLEQARKREALTRDQLDLQRNLLAKLIGKGPDSTQHLFLDKVNIPRDLALPDKLPLELLRHRPDLTSALFRAEAAAQRIKEAKARFLPTIDLTAFAGVNALRLTKGASTLANVLFSGSSVAYGVAPGLRLPLFEGGRLRAELSAQRAEYDKSVELYNDTLLHAIQEVADSLSGWKESLSILEAHGRLMSSQRKNQELAEDRVRAGLDDRRELLDRRHAVLEQEYVLKTLETDHLAARVDLIESLGGGYSKEIEIIQQLIRHKPEHPEGFDLYKWLIFSQKE from the coding sequence ATGCGCTTGTTCAAACCGGTTATCGGTTGCCTGTTTCTGATCTCGGGCTGCGCCTGGATTCCGGAAGGGGACAAGCCGGCCGAGTTCATGACCGCGCCGTCCATGGACCATGCGTTGTCCGAGTTTCACGAAAAGCAGGCGACCGCGTCTTTGGAACGATGGCCGAATGAACGGTGGTGGCAGGAGTTTGGCAGTTCCGAACTCAATAGTCTCATGGCAAATGGGCTGAAAGATAATCCGGGATTGAAAGCGGCTTCGGACCGGGTGCGCGAGGCGGAAGCGCTGGCTCGAGTGGAAGGATCGAGACTGCTGCCGTTCATCGACGCCGATGCGGACGTCGCCTACGAAAGAGTTTCGGCTCATGGCCTTTTTGCCGCGCTCAACCGTAAAGAAGCGGCAGGCGCCCACATCGTCGCCAGCAAAATTAATCTTTTAAACTTCCGTTACGAATTCGATTTCTGGGGAAAAAACCGCGCGGCATTGGAGGCATCCCTGGGCGAGGCGGCAGCCGATAAAGCCGAAATGGCCGATACCCTTTTACGGCTGACTACCGCCATTGCCCGGTCTTATTTCCGCGGCGTTGCACTACGGCATCAGCTCGATCTGGCGACGGAGATGGTGAAACTGCGCCAGGATCTGCTGGATATAAGTGAAACCCGTTTAAGACTGGGACTGGATTCGGTCGATCCCGTCAAGGAATCTTCCATTAATCTGGAACAGGCCAGAAAGCGGGAAGCGTTGACTCGTGATCAATTGGATTTGCAACGGAATCTTCTAGCCAAACTGATCGGCAAAGGACCCGATTCGACGCAGCATCTGTTCCTCGACAAAGTCAACATTCCGAGAGATCTGGCTTTACCCGACAAATTGCCTCTGGAGCTGCTCCGACACCGGCCCGACCTGACTTCCGCTCTGTTCAGGGCCGAAGCGGCGGCGCAACGGATCAAGGAAGCCAAGGCCCGGTTCCTGCCCACGATCGACTTGACCGCCTTTGCCGGCGTGAACGCTCTCAGGCTGACCAAAGGCGCCAGCACGCTGGCCAATGTTCTGTTCTCGGGTTCCAGCGTTGCTTACGGCGTCGCCCCCGGTCTCAGACTGCCTCTTTTTGAAGGAGGTCGTTTGCGAGCCGAATTGTCGGCTCAACGGGCCGAATACGACAAGTCCGTGGAGCTGTACAACGACACCTTGTTGCACGCGATCCAGGAAGTCGCCGATAGCTTGAGCGGTTGGAAAGAATCGCTTTCCATACTGGAAGCGCATGGCCGTTTAATGTCTTCGCAACGCAAAAACCAGGAGCTGGCCGAGGATCGTGTCCGAGCCGGACTGGACGACCGGCGCGAGTTACTGGACCGGAGGCATGCCGTACTGGAACAGGAATATGTCTTGAAAACGCTCGAAACCGACCATTTGGCGGCCCGCGTGGATTTGATCGAATCGCTGGGCGGCGGCTATTCGAAAGAAATAGAAATCATCCAGCAACTGATCAGGCACAAGCCGGAGCATCCCGAAGGCTTCGACTTGTACAAGTGGCTGATATTTTCGCAAAAGGAGTGA